In Cytobacillus oceanisediminis, the following proteins share a genomic window:
- a CDS encoding M28 family peptidase yields MKVGKKASSIMLAAVLTASSLYAAPGEFVQTAEAAEITAGNPGSKAFDQKVIARVDAVRMMKDVSYLSETIGPRVAGTEAEKQSADFIRKRLESYGYTVETQEFSIPDKMAGDLHTSDLKEVLITIPSGSGSTPEEGLTSELYDAGLGRAADFSEEASEKIALISRGEITFSEKVTNAVNAGAAGVLIYNNADQPAPMNPSIGGPYDIPVGSITKASGEALLQDVAAQNKTVTLTVKSFKNIKSQNIIATKYPKPNKGGETDIVHISAHFDSVPFAPGASDNASGTAVALELARVLKSYPADKELRFAFVGAEEIGLLGSEYYVSQLSGNEIERSIANFNMDMVGTAWENATAIYMNTLDGQANIATETALATAGRIGTPSELVLYQRGASDHVSFHDAGIPAVNFIRREPATANLEPYYHTPLDSIEHISADRMKEAGDLIGASVYSLIRK; encoded by the coding sequence ATGAAAGTTGGAAAGAAAGCTTCTTCAATTATGCTTGCAGCTGTTCTGACAGCTTCAAGTTTGTATGCAGCGCCTGGTGAATTTGTGCAGACTGCTGAAGCAGCAGAAATCACAGCTGGAAACCCTGGCTCCAAAGCATTTGACCAGAAGGTAATTGCAAGGGTAGATGCAGTCCGAATGATGAAGGATGTCAGCTATTTATCCGAAACCATAGGGCCGCGGGTTGCAGGAACAGAAGCGGAAAAGCAGTCAGCTGATTTTATCCGCAAACGCCTTGAATCCTATGGCTACACAGTAGAAACACAAGAGTTCAGCATTCCGGATAAAATGGCTGGAGATTTGCACACTAGTGACCTGAAGGAAGTTCTTATAACCATTCCTTCCGGGTCAGGATCAACGCCTGAAGAAGGACTTACCTCTGAATTATATGATGCTGGATTAGGCAGGGCAGCTGATTTTTCAGAGGAAGCCTCAGAAAAAATAGCACTTATTTCACGCGGAGAGATTACTTTCTCGGAAAAAGTTACAAACGCAGTGAATGCCGGTGCTGCGGGGGTTCTAATTTATAACAATGCGGATCAGCCAGCACCCATGAATCCCTCAATTGGGGGCCCATATGACATACCGGTGGGAAGCATAACGAAGGCAAGCGGAGAAGCACTCCTTCAAGATGTTGCGGCACAAAACAAAACGGTAACGCTAACTGTCAAGAGCTTTAAAAACATAAAATCACAAAATATTATTGCCACCAAGTATCCTAAGCCTAATAAAGGCGGAGAAACTGACATTGTCCACATTTCTGCACATTTCGATAGTGTACCATTTGCTCCGGGGGCAAGCGATAATGCATCCGGAACTGCTGTTGCCTTAGAGCTGGCCAGAGTCCTGAAAAGCTATCCTGCTGACAAAGAATTGCGATTTGCATTTGTAGGTGCAGAAGAAATTGGTCTTCTTGGTTCTGAGTATTATGTCAGCCAGCTGAGCGGCAATGAAATAGAGCGAAGCATCGCAAATTTCAATATGGATATGGTAGGCACAGCATGGGAAAATGCAACTGCGATTTACATGAATACCCTTGATGGCCAGGCAAATATCGCAACAGAAACTGCCCTTGCCACAGCCGGGCGGATTGGCACCCCATCTGAGCTAGTTCTTTATCAGCGCGGAGCTTCCGACCATGTTTCTTTCCATGATGCAGGCATCCCGGCTGTTAACTTTATCAGACGTGAACCTGCCACTGCCAATCTTGAACCGTATTACCATACACCACTGGATTCCATCGAGCACATTAGTGCCGATCGGATGAAAGAAGCCGGGGATCTGATAGGCGCTTCGGTTTACAGCTTAATTCGAAAATAG
- a CDS encoding DUF378 domain-containing protein, which produces MSGIQRIALVLTIIGAINWGLIGFFQFDLVAAIFGGQDSALSRIIYGLVGIAGLINLGLLFKPNEELEREPEARPTR; this is translated from the coding sequence ATGAGTGGCATTCAGCGTATTGCACTGGTTCTAACAATTATTGGCGCTATTAACTGGGGTTTAATCGGATTCTTCCAATTTGATCTTGTGGCAGCTATCTTTGGCGGTCAGGATTCAGCCCTTTCAAGAATTATATACGGTCTTGTGGGCATCGCGGGCTTAATCAATCTGGGGCTTCTTTTCAAACCAAATGAAGAACTGGAAAGAGAACCTGAAGCAAGGCCAACCCGTTAA
- a CDS encoding YugN-like family protein: protein MIEIPSKVEGKHFDLYKLEQALKPVGYSIGGNWDYDHGSFDYKIDDEVGYQFLRVPFKAIDGQLDDPSCTVEIGRPFLLSHKYQRGLDDHAYTGNFSASFDQFSEPVDKDASFPEEFINLGKALVEELESILLKD from the coding sequence GTGATTGAGATACCTTCAAAAGTGGAAGGAAAGCATTTTGATTTATATAAGCTGGAGCAGGCTCTAAAGCCGGTTGGCTATTCAATTGGCGGAAACTGGGATTATGATCACGGGTCTTTTGATTATAAAATTGATGATGAGGTGGGGTATCAGTTTTTAAGGGTCCCATTTAAGGCGATTGATGGGCAGCTTGATGATCCAAGCTGTACGGTGGAAATAGGCAGGCCGTTTCTGCTTTCCCATAAGTACCAGCGCGGCCTGGATGACCACGCCTATACAGGGAATTTCAGCGCCTCCTTCGACCAATTCTCGGAGCCTGTTGATAAGGACGCCAGTTTTCCGGAAGAATTCATTAATCTCGGCAAAGCGCTTGTCGAAGAGCTGGAGTCCATTTTATTAAAAGATTAA
- a CDS encoding Xaa-Pro dipeptidyl-peptidase, whose translation MKKAALKVFITSVIAFPLIAGGVLPAAGKDSQSSMASAESRIKVENGMTQPIFSLDDAIVERVFVETATDSDGDGKLDRIRADIIRPKETEEGLKVPVIYEMSPYRSGIKGVPVYDVDVELNSVPKKGKSKGEKGNPQANLPGYYDDYFVPRGYAVVLAESVGTGLSDGCPTTGDEHEILGTRAVIDWLNGRTKAFNAEGQEIQADWSTGNVGMTGVSYNGTLPNAVAATGVEGLKTIVPIAAISSWYDYYRSNGAVIAPGGYQGEDADNMAEAILTRQNPEACSNVIKGLTEGQDRETGDYNEFWSKRDYTKDADQVEASVFIVHGLNDWNVKTKHFSDWWQALGENDVPRKMWLHQGGHSSPYSFRRDVWLPTLNKWFDYWLYDIKNDVMDEPMVDIQRENKTWYTEANWPAKGTSDAKLHFKPASDGGGSLELQPVPNKNKEDQHFVDDATIKAEELAMDPDASLANRLVYLTPPLEKDIRMSGTPEIQIRASIDRKTANLTALLVKYGEGKPEIVTRGWMDPQNIHSENRSSGLTPDREYTFTWDMQPDDYVFKEGDRLGVVVLSSDYNYTIRPKSDTKITIDPERSHILLPLQGGVKAFK comes from the coding sequence ATGAAAAAAGCTGCATTAAAAGTGTTCATAACCTCAGTTATCGCTTTCCCGCTAATTGCCGGAGGGGTATTGCCTGCAGCAGGTAAAGACAGCCAAAGCAGCATGGCCTCGGCTGAATCTCGGATTAAAGTCGAAAATGGCATGACACAGCCCATTTTTTCTCTGGATGATGCCATTGTCGAAAGAGTATTTGTTGAAACAGCAACTGACAGTGATGGAGATGGAAAACTGGATCGAATACGTGCTGATATTATCAGGCCAAAGGAAACAGAGGAAGGTTTAAAGGTTCCTGTTATTTATGAAATGAGTCCTTACCGTTCTGGAATTAAAGGTGTCCCGGTTTATGACGTGGATGTAGAACTGAACTCTGTGCCGAAGAAAGGGAAAAGTAAAGGTGAAAAAGGGAACCCGCAGGCAAATCTCCCAGGTTATTATGATGACTATTTTGTACCAAGAGGTTACGCGGTTGTTCTTGCAGAAAGTGTAGGGACAGGCTTGTCGGATGGATGTCCTACAACCGGCGATGAGCATGAGATACTTGGAACACGTGCTGTAATCGATTGGCTGAATGGCAGAACGAAAGCTTTTAATGCAGAGGGACAGGAAATACAAGCTGATTGGTCAACAGGGAATGTGGGGATGACAGGAGTATCTTATAATGGAACACTTCCTAATGCTGTGGCTGCAACAGGAGTTGAAGGCCTGAAAACGATTGTGCCAATAGCGGCCATAAGCAGCTGGTATGACTATTATCGTTCAAACGGTGCTGTGATTGCGCCAGGCGGATACCAGGGTGAAGATGCGGATAATATGGCTGAAGCCATTTTAACGAGGCAAAACCCTGAAGCGTGCAGCAATGTCATAAAAGGATTAACGGAAGGCCAGGACAGGGAAACCGGGGATTACAATGAATTCTGGAGTAAAAGAGATTATACAAAGGATGCTGATCAGGTTGAAGCAAGTGTCTTTATTGTCCATGGGTTAAATGACTGGAATGTTAAAACAAAGCATTTTTCAGATTGGTGGCAAGCGCTTGGCGAGAATGATGTTCCCAGAAAAATGTGGCTTCATCAAGGCGGCCATTCCAGCCCCTACAGCTTCAGGCGCGATGTATGGCTCCCTACTTTAAATAAATGGTTTGATTACTGGCTATATGATATTAAAAATGATGTCATGGATGAACCAATGGTTGACATCCAGAGGGAGAATAAGACATGGTATACAGAGGCAAACTGGCCGGCTAAGGGAACCTCTGATGCAAAATTGCATTTTAAGCCGGCTTCCGATGGAGGCGGCAGCTTAGAACTGCAGCCTGTACCGAACAAGAATAAGGAGGATCAGCATTTTGTGGATGATGCCACAATCAAGGCTGAAGAATTGGCTATGGATCCTGATGCTTCATTAGCTAATAGGCTCGTCTATTTGACTCCGCCTTTAGAAAAAGATATTCGCATGAGCGGAACCCCGGAAATTCAAATTCGGGCTAGCATTGATCGGAAAACAGCCAACTTAACAGCCCTCCTTGTTAAATATGGGGAAGGAAAGCCGGAAATTGTTACTAGAGGGTGGATGGATCCGCAAAACATTCACAGTGAAAATAGATCTTCAGGGCTTACACCGGACCGTGAATATACTTTTACATGGGATATGCAGCCTGATGATTATGTATTTAAAGAAGGTGATCGTCTGGGGGTCGTCGTTCTATCTAGTGATTATAACTATACTATTAGACCAAAGTCGGACACGAAGATAACCATTGATCCGGAAAGAAGCCATATATTGCTTCCTCTGCAAGGTGGAGTTAAAGCATTTAAGTAG
- a CDS encoding ornithine--oxo-acid transaminase — MTEATKSHSLIEQTEKYGANNYHPLPIVISKAEGVWVEDPEGNKYMDMLSAYSAVNQGHRHPKVIQALKDQADRVTLTSRAFHNDQLGPWYEMICELTNKEMALPMNTGAEAVETAIKAARRWAYDVKGVADNQAEIIACIGNFHGRTMTAVSLSSEEEYKRGFGPMLPGIKLIPYGDLEALKEAITENTAAFLIEPIQGEAGIVIPPEGFLKKAYETCKENNVLFIADEIQAGLARSGKMFACEWEDVDPDMYILGKALGGGVFPISCVVANKDVLGVFNPGSHGSTFGGNPMACAVSVASMNVLVEEKLAERSLKLGEYFMNKLKEINNPVIKEVRGRGLFIGVELNEPARKYCEELKEQGLLCKETHDTVIRFAPPLVISEEELDWAIERINKVLS, encoded by the coding sequence TTGACTGAAGCGACAAAATCACATTCACTTATCGAACAAACTGAAAAATACGGGGCAAACAACTATCACCCGCTTCCAATCGTTATTTCAAAAGCGGAAGGTGTTTGGGTGGAAGATCCTGAAGGCAATAAATACATGGATATGCTAAGTGCCTATTCAGCTGTAAACCAGGGGCACCGCCATCCAAAGGTCATCCAGGCGCTGAAGGATCAGGCTGACCGCGTAACGCTAACTTCCCGTGCTTTCCATAACGATCAGCTGGGGCCTTGGTATGAAATGATTTGCGAACTGACAAATAAAGAAATGGCCCTGCCAATGAACACAGGTGCAGAAGCAGTTGAAACGGCAATCAAAGCTGCACGCCGCTGGGCTTATGATGTAAAAGGTGTTGCAGATAACCAGGCAGAGATCATTGCTTGTATAGGTAACTTCCATGGCCGAACAATGACAGCGGTTTCGCTTTCTTCTGAAGAAGAATATAAACGGGGTTTCGGACCTATGCTTCCGGGCATTAAGCTGATTCCGTACGGAGATCTTGAAGCTCTTAAAGAAGCAATCACTGAAAATACGGCTGCTTTTTTAATTGAGCCAATCCAAGGTGAAGCTGGAATTGTGATTCCTCCGGAGGGCTTCCTGAAAAAAGCATATGAAACTTGTAAGGAGAACAATGTATTATTCATTGCAGATGAAATTCAGGCAGGCCTTGCGCGCTCCGGAAAAATGTTTGCTTGCGAATGGGAAGATGTAGATCCTGACATGTACATTTTAGGGAAAGCGCTTGGAGGAGGAGTATTCCCGATTTCTTGTGTGGTTGCGAATAAAGATGTTCTTGGGGTATTTAATCCTGGATCACATGGTTCAACATTTGGAGGAAACCCAATGGCTTGTGCCGTATCTGTTGCTTCCATGAACGTATTGGTTGAAGAAAAGCTTGCAGAACGATCCCTTAAACTGGGCGAATATTTCATGAACAAATTAAAAGAAATTAATAATCCTGTCATTAAGGAAGTGCGCGGCCGCGGCTTATTTATTGGTGTTGAGCTGAATGAGCCAGCACGCAAATATTGCGAAGAGCTTAAAGAACAGGGTTTGCTTTGCAAAGAAACGCATGACACGGTTATTCGTTTTGCCCCGCCTTTAGTCATTTCTGAAGAAGAGCTTGATTGGGCAATTGAAAGAATCAATAAAGTATTAAGCTAA
- a CDS encoding potassium channel family protein translates to MPQHIYYSFIRLPLVIRILLIALMVIFLFGGLIHIIEPSSFPTFFDGIWWAVVTASTVGFGDFYPKSTAGRIVGIALIFTGAGFLSTYFISLATAAVTRQNDFLEGKIEYRGQNHIVVIGWNERSREIVNTLGGDGMNHSIALIDETLRSNPVPHNNVHFIQGRANRDDVLMKANIFDAQKVIITADQNKDELHADMNSILTLLAIKGLNRDVQCIVEILTSEQAANAKRAGADEIVQTNVLTSFVMINSVSSQELVTSFLDLLGQLDKRKLTFQPASEDVENKTFAELSAELMKEGILLLGVKRGEETLVNPPQPFRILQQDQLIVILG, encoded by the coding sequence ATGCCTCAGCACATCTATTACAGTTTCATACGTCTGCCCTTAGTAATCAGAATTCTGCTGATTGCCCTGATGGTGATCTTTCTTTTTGGCGGATTAATACATATTATTGAGCCCTCCTCCTTTCCGACATTTTTTGATGGAATCTGGTGGGCGGTTGTAACCGCTTCAACTGTCGGTTTTGGAGATTTTTATCCAAAAAGTACTGCAGGGCGCATAGTGGGCATTGCGCTTATTTTTACAGGAGCGGGCTTTCTGTCTACCTATTTTATTTCACTTGCAACAGCAGCAGTTACCCGGCAGAATGACTTCCTTGAGGGGAAAATCGAATATCGCGGTCAAAACCATATAGTTGTAATAGGCTGGAACGAACGTTCAAGGGAGATCGTTAATACTCTTGGAGGCGATGGGATGAACCATTCCATTGCTTTAATTGATGAAACACTAAGGTCAAATCCTGTTCCCCACAATAATGTACATTTTATTCAGGGACGCGCTAACAGAGATGATGTCCTCATGAAGGCAAATATATTTGATGCCCAAAAAGTAATCATAACAGCTGATCAGAACAAAGATGAACTGCATGCAGACATGAATTCAATTTTAACCTTATTGGCCATAAAAGGATTAAATCGGGATGTTCAATGCATCGTTGAAATATTAACTTCAGAACAGGCAGCCAACGCCAAAAGAGCGGGAGCTGATGAAATTGTTCAGACGAATGTCCTTACGAGCTTTGTCATGATTAACAGCGTTTCTTCCCAGGAGCTTGTTACTTCATTCCTTGATTTGCTGGGGCAGCTTGATAAACGCAAATTAACTTTTCAGCCTGCATCAGAAGATGTAGAAAATAAGACTTTTGCTGAACTTAGTGCCGAGCTTATGAAAGAAGGCATTCTGCTTTTGGGTGTTAAAAGAGGGGAAGAAACCCTTGTTAATCCTCCCCAGCCTTTTAGAATTCTTCAGCAGGATCAGCTGATTGTTATACTCGGTTAA
- a CDS encoding glucose-6-phosphate isomerase: protein MTHVRFDYAKALPFFGEHEITYLQDAVKVAHHSLHEQTGAGSDFLGWIDLPANYDKEEFSRIQKAAEKIKSDSDVLIVIGIGGSYLGARAAIEMLQHSFYNALPKEKRGTPQVLFAGNNISSAYMKDLMDLLDGKDWSINVISKSGTTTEPAMAFRIFRKMLEEKYGVEEARKRIYATTDKARGALKTLATEEGYESFIIPDDVGGRYSVLTAVGLLPIAVSGASIEDMMSGAAQAREDFSKSELQENAAYQYAAVRNVLYNKGKTIEMLINYEPGLQYFAEWWKQLFGESEGKDQKGIFPSSANFSTDLHSLGQYVQEGRRDLFETVIKVEESRHELTIEEAENDLDGLNYLAGETVDFVNNKAFEGTMLAHTDGGVPNLIVSIPKMDAYTFGYLVYFFEKACAMSGYLLGVNPFDQPGVEAYKVNMFALLGKPGFEEKKAELEKRLK, encoded by the coding sequence ATGACACACGTTCGTTTTGATTACGCAAAAGCACTTCCTTTTTTTGGCGAACATGAAATTACATATCTGCAAGATGCCGTGAAGGTAGCACATCACTCCCTTCATGAACAAACTGGAGCTGGCAGCGACTTTTTAGGCTGGATTGATCTGCCTGCAAACTACGACAAAGAAGAGTTCTCCCGCATTCAAAAAGCGGCTGAGAAAATTAAAAGCGATTCCGATGTTCTTATCGTCATTGGAATTGGAGGTTCCTATCTTGGCGCGCGTGCGGCTATTGAAATGCTTCAGCACAGCTTCTATAATGCACTTCCAAAAGAAAAGCGCGGCACTCCGCAGGTATTATTTGCGGGCAACAATATTAGTTCCGCTTATATGAAGGATTTAATGGACCTTCTTGACGGCAAAGATTGGTCCATCAATGTCATCTCCAAATCAGGCACAACGACTGAGCCTGCAATGGCTTTCCGTATTTTCCGCAAAATGCTGGAAGAAAAATATGGTGTGGAAGAAGCACGTAAACGAATCTATGCTACAACCGACAAAGCAAGAGGTGCTTTGAAGACTCTTGCGACAGAAGAAGGCTACGAGTCATTTATTATTCCGGATGATGTCGGTGGCCGCTATTCGGTCCTTACAGCAGTAGGTCTTTTGCCAATTGCCGTCAGCGGTGCAAGCATTGAAGATATGATGAGCGGTGCTGCACAGGCACGCGAAGACTTCAGCAAATCTGAGCTTCAGGAGAACGCAGCATATCAGTACGCTGCTGTCCGCAATGTTCTCTATAACAAAGGCAAAACGATTGAAATGCTGATCAACTATGAACCAGGACTTCAATATTTTGCAGAGTGGTGGAAGCAGCTGTTCGGTGAAAGTGAAGGAAAAGACCAGAAAGGAATTTTCCCTTCATCAGCAAACTTCTCCACTGATCTTCATTCATTAGGCCAGTATGTGCAGGAAGGCCGCCGGGACCTTTTTGAAACGGTTATCAAGGTGGAAGAATCACGCCATGAACTTACGATTGAAGAAGCAGAGAATGATCTTGATGGCCTGAACTATCTTGCGGGTGAGACTGTCGACTTTGTTAATAACAAAGCTTTTGAAGGGACAATGCTTGCACACACAGACGGCGGAGTGCCAAACCTGATCGTTTCCATTCCAAAAATGGATGCCTACACATTTGGCTATCTGGTTTACTTCTTTGAAAAAGCATGTGCAATGAGCGGCTACCTGCTGGGAGTGAATCCGTTCGATCAGCCTGGTGTTGAAGCATACAAAGTGAACATGTTCGCCCTATTAGGAAAGCCAGGATTTGAAGAGAAAAAAGCTGAACTTGAAAAGAGATTGAAGTAA
- a CDS encoding Glu/Leu/Phe/Val family dehydrogenase gives MEESLNLFTSTQVVIKEALNKLGYADEMYELLKEPLRMLTVRIPIRMDDGSIKIFTGYRSQHNDAVGPTKGGVRFHPEVNEDEVKALSMWMSLKCGIVDLPYGGGKGGIICDPRSMSMGELERLSRGYVRAISQIVGPTKDIPAPDVYTNSQIMAWMMDEYSRLREYDSPGFITGKPLVLGGSQGREKATAQGVVICIEEAAKKRGISIEGARVAVQGFGNAGSFLAKFMHDAGAKVVAISDAYGALYDPNGLDIDYLLDRRDSFGTVTTLFDNTLTNEELLELDCDILVPAAVSNQITAANAHNIKASIIVEAANGPTTLEATKILSDRGILLVPDVLASSGGVTVSYFEWVQNNQGYYWTEEEVTEKLKKVLVQAFDNVYQTSQQREVNMRLAAYMVGARKMSEASRFRGWV, from the coding sequence ATGGAAGAGTCTTTAAATTTATTTACTTCAACTCAAGTTGTAATCAAGGAAGCTTTGAACAAGCTCGGCTATGCAGATGAGATGTATGAGCTGCTGAAAGAGCCGCTGAGAATGCTCACGGTAAGAATCCCGATAAGGATGGATGACGGGTCGATAAAAATTTTTACCGGCTACAGATCACAGCATAATGATGCGGTAGGACCGACAAAGGGCGGTGTCCGTTTTCATCCTGAAGTAAATGAGGATGAAGTAAAAGCTTTATCCATGTGGATGAGTTTAAAGTGCGGAATTGTGGATCTTCCTTATGGAGGAGGTAAAGGCGGCATCATTTGTGATCCCCGTTCCATGTCAATGGGGGAGCTGGAACGCTTAAGCCGAGGATATGTAAGGGCAATCAGCCAGATCGTTGGCCCTACAAAAGATATACCTGCTCCGGATGTTTATACGAATTCACAGATCATGGCCTGGATGATGGATGAATACAGCCGCCTCCGTGAGTATGATTCTCCTGGGTTCATCACAGGCAAGCCGCTTGTTCTCGGAGGGTCGCAAGGAAGGGAAAAGGCAACTGCACAGGGTGTAGTGATCTGCATTGAGGAAGCTGCGAAAAAGCGAGGCATTTCCATTGAAGGAGCCCGTGTGGCTGTTCAGGGATTTGGAAATGCAGGAAGCTTCCTGGCAAAATTCATGCATGATGCAGGCGCTAAAGTGGTCGCCATATCAGATGCCTATGGTGCTCTATATGATCCAAATGGACTGGATATTGATTACCTTCTTGATAGACGCGATAGCTTTGGAACGGTAACGACCCTATTTGATAACACATTGACAAACGAAGAATTGCTTGAACTGGATTGCGATATCCTTGTTCCTGCGGCTGTGTCCAATCAGATTACCGCTGCAAACGCCCATAATATTAAGGCTTCCATCATTGTAGAGGCAGCAAATGGCCCAACCACTCTTGAAGCAACAAAAATTCTTTCAGACCGGGGAATCCTGCTTGTTCCTGATGTGTTAGCCAGCTCAGGCGGTGTAACCGTATCCTATTTCGAATGGGTGCAGAACAACCAGGGGTACTATTGGACTGAAGAGGAAGTTACAGAAAAGCTGAAAAAAGTGCTTGTTCAGGCTTTCGATAACGTATACCAGACTTCACAGCAGCGAGAAGTAAATATGCGCCTTGCTGCTTATATGGTCGGCGCGAGAAAAATGTCTGAAGCATCCCGCTTCAGAGGCTGGGTTTAA
- a CDS encoding iron-containing alcohol dehydrogenase produces MQNFTFYNPTKLIFGKDQLSQLQTEIPQYGKKVLVVYGGGSIKRNGLYDKVKAQLHEIGAEVFELSGVEPNPRISTVRKGVEICKAEDIDFLLAVGGGSVIDCTKAIAAGAKYAGDAWDLVIKKAFAAKALPFGTVLTLAATGSEMNAGSVITNWETNEKYGWGSPVTFPKFSILDPVNTFTLPRNQTVYGIVDMMSHVLEHYFHLEENTDFQDRMCESLLITIMEAAPKLLNDLESYEHRAIILYSGTMALNGILNMGYRGDWATHNIEHAVSAVYDIPHGGGLAILFPNWMKHNLNVKPERFKQLAIRVFNVDPAGKTDEETALEGIEKLREFWNSIGAPSRLADYDIDDSKIELMADKATVNGEFGNFAKLNHDDVVSIYRASL; encoded by the coding sequence ATGCAAAATTTTACCTTTTATAATCCGACTAAATTAATTTTTGGGAAAGATCAGCTGTCCCAATTGCAGACTGAAATCCCGCAGTATGGCAAGAAGGTTCTTGTTGTGTACGGCGGTGGAAGCATTAAGCGCAATGGTTTATATGATAAAGTGAAGGCGCAGCTCCATGAAATTGGTGCTGAAGTGTTTGAACTATCAGGTGTTGAGCCTAATCCAAGAATTTCCACTGTCCGCAAAGGCGTTGAAATCTGTAAAGCTGAAGATATCGATTTCCTGCTGGCAGTTGGCGGCGGGAGTGTAATCGACTGCACAAAGGCTATCGCAGCTGGTGCTAAATATGCTGGCGATGCCTGGGATCTGGTTATCAAGAAAGCATTTGCTGCAAAAGCTCTGCCGTTTGGAACCGTTCTTACATTAGCGGCTACCGGTTCTGAAATGAATGCAGGTTCTGTTATTACAAACTGGGAAACAAATGAAAAATATGGATGGGGCAGTCCTGTGACTTTCCCTAAATTTTCAATCCTTGACCCTGTTAATACATTCACCTTGCCAAGGAATCAGACGGTATATGGAATTGTGGACATGATGTCCCATGTACTGGAGCATTATTTCCATCTTGAAGAAAATACCGATTTTCAGGATCGTATGTGTGAATCGCTGCTGATTACCATTATGGAAGCAGCTCCTAAGCTCCTTAACGACCTTGAAAGCTATGAGCATCGTGCGATCATCTTATATTCCGGCACAATGGCATTGAACGGTATTCTGAATATGGGCTACCGGGGAGACTGGGCTACGCATAATATCGAGCATGCTGTATCGGCCGTTTATGATATTCCTCATGGCGGCGGTCTGGCCATTCTGTTCCCGAACTGGATGAAGCATAATCTGAACGTGAAGCCTGAGCGATTCAAGCAGCTGGCTATCCGTGTATTTAACGTGGATCCGGCAGGAAAAACAGATGAGGAGACTGCGCTTGAAGGCATTGAAAAGCTTCGTGAATTCTGGAACAGCATTGGTGCACCTTCACGCCTGGCTGATTATGATATCGATGACAGCAAGATCGAATTGATGGCAGACAAAGCGACTGTCAACGGTGAATTCGGCAATTTCGCGAAATTAAATCATGATGACGTGGTTTCAATCTACCGCGCTTCTTTATAA
- a CDS encoding nuclease-related domain-containing protein translates to MIIKNRLIPIRIRQNEALIRRIPAAHPQRPTIEGDLAKRKAGYRGEQSLDYYLSHLPDKEFTILHDLRLYSGCTYFQIDTLILSPCFALIIEVKNILGTLLFDETFNQLIRTRNEKEEGFPNPLIQAKRQKAQLKAWLIQNLAVDIPIEYLIGISSPSTILKTSANRSHIPFRVIHIENLIEKVKIFKQNYPIEVITSRQIKKISRALVINHIPGFINVLDHYNISSQEVITGVQCPNCLIFPMRRIHGDWLCPHCGCKDKKAHLPAIQDYLLLISPTITNKQARVFLHLASEDTTFRLLSAMPSSGTKKGRIYFLQ, encoded by the coding sequence TTGATAATAAAAAATCGTTTAATACCTATCAGAATCCGACAAAATGAGGCCCTAATTAGGCGTATCCCAGCAGCTCATCCACAGAGACCAACTATTGAAGGTGATTTAGCTAAAAGAAAAGCTGGTTATCGAGGGGAACAGTCATTGGATTATTATTTAAGTCACCTACCTGATAAAGAATTTACTATCCTGCATGATTTAAGGCTTTATAGCGGATGCACTTATTTCCAAATCGACACCCTCATTCTTTCTCCATGTTTCGCTTTAATTATTGAAGTGAAAAATATCCTTGGAACGCTTCTATTCGATGAAACCTTCAATCAGTTGATAAGAACCAGAAATGAAAAAGAAGAAGGCTTCCCTAATCCTCTAATTCAAGCCAAACGCCAGAAAGCACAACTAAAAGCCTGGCTAATCCAAAACTTAGCAGTCGACATACCCATCGAATATCTAATTGGCATAAGCAGCCCCTCTACTATCCTGAAAACTTCTGCAAATCGCTCACATATTCCATTTCGCGTCATTCACATTGAAAACCTTATTGAAAAAGTAAAGATCTTTAAACAAAATTATCCAATAGAAGTTATTACATCCCGACAGATTAAAAAGATTTCGAGGGCACTGGTTATCAACCATATTCCTGGATTTATAAACGTCTTGGACCATTATAATATCTCTTCTCAAGAAGTTATTACAGGAGTGCAATGCCCAAACTGTCTTATTTTTCCAATGCGGCGTATCCATGGAGATTGGCTGTGCCCCCACTGCGGATGTAAAGATAAGAAAGCTCATCTGCCTGCTATCCAAGATTATCTTCTTCTGATTAGCCCCACTATAACAAACAAGCAAGCCAGAGTCTTCCTTCATTTAGCTTCTGAGGATACGACATTCCGCCTTCTGTCAGCAATGCCCAGTTCAGGCACTAAAAAAGGCAGAATATATTTTCTCCAATAA